A window of Streptomyces sp. SAI-127 contains these coding sequences:
- the priA gene encoding bifunctional 1-(5-phosphoribosyl)-5-((5-phosphoribosylamino)methylideneamino)imidazole-4-carboxamide isomerase/phosphoribosylanthranilate isomerase PriA, translated as MSKLELLPAVDVRDGQAVRLVHGESGTETSYGSPLEAALSWQRSGAEWLHLVDLDAAFGTGDNRELVRQVTEAMDIKVELSGGIRDDASLAAALATGCTRVNLGTAALESPEWVAKVIAEHGDRIAVGLDVRGTTLKGRGWTRDGGDLYETLDRLNSEGCARYVVTDIAKDGTLQGPNLELLRNVCAATDRPVVASGGVSSLDDLRAIAELVPLGVEGSIVGKALYAKAFTLEEALEAVTK; from the coding sequence GTGAGCAAGCTCGAACTCCTTCCCGCCGTCGACGTGCGCGACGGCCAGGCCGTCCGGCTCGTCCACGGCGAGTCCGGCACGGAGACCTCGTACGGCTCCCCGCTGGAGGCCGCGCTGTCCTGGCAGCGGTCGGGCGCCGAGTGGCTGCACCTGGTCGACCTGGACGCGGCGTTCGGCACCGGTGACAACCGTGAGCTGGTCCGGCAGGTCACCGAGGCGATGGACATCAAGGTGGAGCTGTCGGGCGGCATCCGGGACGACGCCTCGCTGGCGGCCGCCCTCGCCACCGGCTGCACCCGGGTGAACCTCGGCACCGCCGCCCTGGAGAGCCCCGAGTGGGTCGCCAAGGTCATCGCCGAGCACGGCGACAGGATCGCGGTCGGTCTGGACGTCCGCGGAACGACGCTGAAGGGCCGCGGCTGGACCCGCGACGGCGGCGACCTCTACGAGACGCTGGACCGGCTCAACTCCGAGGGCTGCGCCCGCTATGTCGTCACCGACATCGCCAAGGACGGCACGCTCCAGGGCCCGAACCTGGAGCTGCTGCGCAACGTCTGCGCGGCGACCGACCGCCCGGTGGTGGCCTCGGGTGGGGTGTCCTCGCTGGACGACCTGCGGGCCATCGCCGAGCTGGTGCCCCTCGGTGTCGAGGGCTCCATCGTCGGGAAGGCCCTGTACGCGAAGGCGTTCACCCTGGAAGAGGCCTTGGAGGCGGTGACCAAGTGA
- a CDS encoding RidA family protein — MSDVRRVTTGGPWEETFGYSRAVELPNGLVLVSGCTSVVDGEIVAGDPYEQTVNAFDVAFAALGQLGLGREDVVRTRMYITHARDVDEVGRAHKELFDAVRPAASMIIVSGFVDPSLVVEVEVEAFRGVSS, encoded by the coding sequence GTGAGCGACGTACGACGCGTCACGACCGGCGGGCCCTGGGAGGAGACCTTCGGGTACTCCCGCGCGGTGGAACTGCCGAACGGCCTCGTGCTGGTCTCCGGCTGCACCTCGGTGGTGGACGGCGAGATCGTCGCGGGCGACCCGTACGAGCAGACGGTCAACGCCTTCGACGTCGCGTTCGCGGCGCTGGGACAGCTGGGGCTCGGCCGCGAGGACGTCGTGCGGACGCGCATGTACATCACCCACGCCCGGGACGTGGACGAGGTCGGACGGGCTCACAAGGAGCTGTTCGACGCCGTCCGGCCCGCCGCGTCCATGATCATCGTCTCCGGCTTCGTGGACCCGAGTCTGGTCGTCGAGGTCGAGGTGGAGGCGTTCCGGGGAGTGTCCTCATGA
- the hisF gene encoding imidazole glycerol phosphate synthase subunit HisF — MTLAVRVIPCLDVDNGRVVKGVNFQNLRDAGDPVEMAKVYDAEGADELTFLDITASSGNRETTYDVVRRTAEQVFIPLTVGGGVRTAEDVDKLLRAGADKVGVNTAAIARPELIKEIAERFGRQVLVLSVDARRTAEGTFEVTTHGGRRGTGIDAVEWAHRAAELGAGEILLNSMDADGTKDGYDLEMIEAVRKHVTVPLIASGGAGRLDHFPPAIGAGADAVLAASVFHFGDLRIGEVKETLRGAGHPVR, encoded by the coding sequence ATGACCTTGGCCGTACGAGTCATCCCCTGCCTGGACGTGGACAACGGCCGGGTCGTCAAGGGCGTCAACTTCCAGAACCTGCGCGACGCGGGCGACCCCGTCGAGATGGCCAAGGTGTACGACGCCGAGGGCGCCGACGAGCTGACGTTCCTGGACATCACCGCGTCGTCCGGCAACCGTGAGACGACGTACGACGTGGTGCGCCGCACCGCCGAGCAGGTGTTCATCCCGCTGACGGTCGGCGGCGGTGTCCGCACGGCCGAGGACGTGGACAAGCTGCTGCGGGCGGGCGCGGACAAGGTCGGGGTGAACACCGCGGCCATCGCGCGCCCCGAGCTGATCAAGGAGATCGCCGAGCGGTTCGGCCGGCAGGTGCTGGTGCTGTCGGTGGACGCGCGGCGCACCGCTGAGGGGACCTTCGAGGTCACCACCCACGGCGGCCGCCGCGGTACCGGCATCGACGCCGTGGAGTGGGCGCACCGGGCGGCCGAGCTGGGCGCCGGCGAGATCCTGCTCAACTCGATGGACGCGGACGGCACCAAGGACGGCTACGACCTGGAGATGATCGAGGCCGTCCGCAAGCACGTGACGGTGCCGCTGATCGCCTCCGGCGGCGCGGGCAGGCTCGACCACTTCCCGCCGGCGATCGGCGCGGGCGCGGACGCGGTGCTGGCGGCCTCGGTGTTCCACTTCGGTGATCTGCGGATCGGCGAGGTGAAGGAAACGCTGCGGGGGGCGGGGCACCCGGTGCGGTGA
- a CDS encoding TIGR03085 family metal-binding protein, which yields MSTFAKRERLLLADLLEAEGPDAPTLCEGWLTRDLAAHVVVRERRPDAAGGLLIKQLASRLDRVMTEFSEKPYEELIQLIRTGPPRFSPFQLKQVEELSNTVEFYVHTEDVRRARPDWAPRELDSVFQDALWSRLERSARLMGRSVPTGLVLRRPDGQTAVAHRGTPVVTVTGEPSELLLFLYGRQSAAKVDLDGDKEAIAKLHEAKELGI from the coding sequence ATGTCGACTTTCGCCAAGCGTGAACGACTTCTCCTCGCCGACCTGTTGGAGGCCGAGGGTCCCGACGCCCCCACTCTCTGCGAGGGCTGGCTCACCCGCGATCTCGCGGCGCACGTGGTGGTGCGCGAGCGCCGTCCCGACGCCGCCGGCGGCCTGCTGATCAAGCAGCTCGCGTCCCGCCTGGACCGGGTGATGACCGAGTTCTCCGAGAAGCCCTACGAGGAACTGATCCAGCTGATCCGCACCGGCCCGCCGCGCTTCTCGCCGTTCCAGCTCAAGCAGGTCGAGGAGCTGTCGAACACGGTGGAGTTCTACGTCCACACCGAGGACGTCCGCCGGGCGCGCCCCGACTGGGCGCCGCGCGAGCTGGACTCCGTCTTCCAGGACGCCCTGTGGTCCCGTCTGGAGCGCAGCGCCCGGCTGATGGGCCGCAGCGTGCCCACCGGCCTGGTCCTGCGCCGCCCGGACGGCCAGACGGCGGTCGCCCACCGCGGCACACCGGTCGTCACGGTGACCGGTGAGCCGTCGGAGCTGCTGCTGTTCCTGTACGGCCGGCAGAGCGCGGCCAAGGTGGATCTGGACGGCGACAAGGAGGCGATCGCCAAGCTGCACGAGGCGAAGGAGCTCGGGATCTGA
- the hisI gene encoding phosphoribosyl-AMP cyclohydrolase yields MTSTPPPSNLDPEIAARLKRSADGLVPAIAQQYDTGEVLMLGWMDDEALHRTLTTGRCTYWSRSRREYWVKGDTSGHFQWVKSVALDCDADTVLVKVDQVGAACHTGARTCFDADVLLKDGADSGATASDQ; encoded by the coding sequence ATGACCAGCACGCCCCCACCCAGCAACCTCGACCCGGAGATCGCCGCGCGCCTCAAGCGCAGCGCCGACGGGCTCGTCCCCGCCATCGCCCAGCAGTACGACACCGGTGAGGTGCTCATGCTCGGCTGGATGGACGACGAGGCGCTGCACCGCACGCTGACCACCGGCCGCTGCACCTACTGGTCGCGCAGCCGCCGGGAGTACTGGGTCAAGGGCGACACCTCCGGCCACTTCCAGTGGGTCAAGTCCGTCGCCCTGGACTGCGACGCCGACACCGTGCTGGTCAAGGTCGACCAGGTCGGTGCCGCCTGCCACACCGGCGCGCGCACCTGCTTCGACGCGGACGTGCTCCTCAAGGACGGCGCTGATTCCGGTGCCACCGCCTCGGATCAGTAA
- a CDS encoding TIGR02234 family membrane protein produces the protein MTAVPHPRSEAAGPARAGRLSLAVALLCGALGAAVALLSTRQRWSEGTATVAGGAFPLTAKGSDVTGVPAALAIVGLAALVAVFAVRKAGRLLVAALLALSGAGIVAAALFGAGDSSALDEQAAQASGDTSATVAALSHTAWPYVAAVGGALILLAGLLALRYGRSWPAMSGRYERDGAPRVRRKAAVVDPDRPEDIWKALDRGEDPTGA, from the coding sequence GTGACTGCTGTACCTCACCCCCGTTCCGAAGCCGCCGGACCCGCCAGGGCCGGACGTCTGAGTCTCGCCGTCGCTCTGCTGTGCGGCGCGCTCGGCGCCGCCGTGGCGCTGCTGTCCACCCGTCAGCGGTGGTCCGAGGGCACCGCGACCGTGGCGGGCGGCGCCTTTCCCCTGACCGCCAAGGGCAGTGACGTCACGGGCGTCCCGGCCGCCCTGGCCATAGTGGGCCTTGCCGCGCTCGTCGCCGTCTTCGCCGTCCGCAAGGCCGGGCGGCTCCTGGTCGCCGCGCTGCTCGCGCTGTCCGGCGCGGGGATCGTCGCCGCGGCGCTGTTCGGGGCGGGTGATTCGTCCGCGCTGGACGAGCAGGCGGCCCAGGCCTCCGGCGACACCTCGGCGACGGTCGCCGCTCTCTCCCACACCGCCTGGCCGTACGTCGCGGCGGTGGGGGGTGCGCTGATCCTGCTCGCCGGGTTGCTCGCCCTGCGCTACGGGCGGTCGTGGCCCGCGATGTCCGGACGGTACGAGCGGGACGGGGCGCCCCGGGTGCGGCGCAAGGCGGCCGTTGTGGATCCCGACCGGCCCGAGGACATCTGGAAGGCCCTCGACCGGGGAGAAGATCCAACGGGGGCATAG
- a CDS encoding HGxxPAAW family protein, which yields MAGSSHGHTPAAWTGVTIAFIGFCVAGAFMVMAQPAGFWAGMAIVVIGGVVGWIMSAMGMGMPKDAHKALVTSQQRETAEAKS from the coding sequence ATGGCGGGCAGCAGCCACGGTCACACCCCGGCCGCCTGGACCGGTGTCACTATCGCCTTCATCGGTTTCTGCGTCGCGGGCGCCTTCATGGTGATGGCCCAGCCGGCGGGCTTCTGGGCCGGTATGGCGATCGTGGTCATCGGTGGTGTCGTCGGCTGGATCATGAGCGCGATGGGGATGGGCATGCCCAAGGACGCCCACAAGGCGCTCGTCACCTCGCAGCAGCGTGAGACGGCCGAGGCCAAGAGCTGA
- a CDS encoding DUF2752 domain-containing protein, with the protein MRGVNADTQRAPRLTGLAVPGGILAAVAGAFAYVGTVDPNQPGHYPVCPLYQITGLYCPGCGGLRSAHAFIHGDFLAALQDNAMAVVGYLGFAVLWTVWVVRAARGRPLRLALGPVHLWTLGTLLLVFTVVRNLPFGGWLHP; encoded by the coding sequence ATGCGAGGCGTGAACGCCGACACCCAGCGCGCACCCCGACTCACCGGGCTCGCCGTCCCGGGCGGAATCCTGGCGGCCGTCGCCGGGGCCTTCGCGTACGTGGGGACCGTGGACCCCAACCAGCCCGGCCACTATCCCGTCTGCCCGCTTTACCAGATCACCGGCCTCTACTGCCCGGGCTGCGGCGGTCTGCGCAGCGCGCACGCGTTCATCCACGGTGACTTCCTGGCCGCCCTCCAGGACAACGCGATGGCCGTTGTGGGCTATCTGGGCTTCGCCGTGCTGTGGACCGTCTGGGTGGTCCGTGCGGCCCGTGGCCGACCGCTGCGGCTCGCTCTCGGGCCCGTGCACCTGTGGACACTGGGGACATTGCTGCTGGTCTTCACGGTTGTCCGGAACCTGCCGTTCGGTGGCTGGCTTCATCCTTGA
- the trpC gene encoding indole-3-glycerol phosphate synthase TrpC, with the protein MSVLDEIIDGVRADLAERQARVSLDELKERVAKAPAAKDGVAALRGDGVKVICEVKRSSPSKGALAAIADPAGLAADYEAGGAAVISVLTEQRRFGGSLADLEAVRARVDIPVLRKDFIVTSYQLWEARAYGADLVLLIVAALEQPALESLIERAESIGLTPLVEVHDEDEVERAVDAGAKIIGVNARNLKTLEVDRGTFERVAPEIPANLVKIAESGVRGPHDLIAYANAGADAVLVGESLVTGKDPKTAVSDLVAAGEHPALRHGRG; encoded by the coding sequence GTGAGTGTGCTCGACGAGATCATCGACGGAGTCCGTGCCGACCTCGCGGAACGGCAGGCGCGCGTCAGCCTCGACGAGCTCAAGGAGCGCGTGGCGAAGGCTCCCGCGGCCAAGGACGGCGTGGCCGCCCTGCGCGGCGACGGCGTCAAGGTCATCTGCGAGGTCAAGCGCTCCAGCCCCTCCAAGGGCGCGCTGGCCGCGATCGCCGACCCGGCGGGCCTGGCCGCGGACTACGAGGCGGGCGGCGCGGCCGTCATCTCCGTCCTCACCGAACAGCGCCGTTTCGGCGGCTCGCTGGCCGACCTGGAGGCCGTCCGCGCGCGGGTGGACATCCCGGTCCTGCGCAAGGACTTCATCGTCACGTCGTACCAGCTCTGGGAGGCCCGGGCCTACGGCGCCGACCTCGTACTGCTCATCGTCGCGGCCCTGGAGCAGCCCGCCCTGGAGTCCCTGATCGAGCGCGCCGAGTCCATCGGGCTCACCCCGCTCGTCGAGGTCCACGACGAGGACGAGGTCGAGCGGGCGGTGGACGCGGGCGCGAAGATCATCGGCGTCAACGCGCGTAACCTCAAGACCCTCGAGGTCGACCGCGGCACGTTCGAGCGCGTCGCCCCCGAGATCCCCGCCAACCTGGTCAAGATCGCCGAGTCGGGTGTCCGCGGCCCGCACGACCTGATCGCCTACGCCAACGCCGGCGCCGACGCGGTCCTGGTGGGCGAGTCCCTGGTCACCGGCAAGGACCCGAAGACAGCGGTCTCCGACCTGGTGGCGGCGGGCGAGCATCCGGCCCTGCGGCACGGGCGCGGCTGA
- the trpB gene encoding tryptophan synthase subunit beta has product MPSEFFIPDPEGQIPSAEGYFGAFGGKFIPEALVAAVDEVAVEYDKAKHDPEFARELDDLLVNYTGRPSSLTEVPRFAAEAGGARIFLKREDLNHTGSHKINNVLGQALLTRRMGKTRVIAETGAGQHGVATATACALFGLECTIYMGEIDTQRQALNVARMRMLGAEVIAVKSGSRTLKDAINEAFRDWVANVDHTHYLFGTVAGPHPFPAMVRDFHRVIGVEARRQLLERAGRLPDAAIACVGGGSNAIGLFHAFIPDTDVRLIGCEPAGHGVETGEHAATLTAGEPGILHGSRSYVLQDEEGQITEPYSISAGLDYPGIGPEHSYLKDSGRGEYRAVTDDAAMQALRLLSRTEGIIPAIESAHALAGALEVGKELGKDGLIVVNLSGRGDKDMDTAARYFDLYDTDAQVAADQDADTAEIEGDAK; this is encoded by the coding sequence ATGCCCAGCGAGTTCTTCATCCCCGACCCCGAGGGTCAGATCCCCAGCGCCGAGGGCTACTTCGGCGCGTTCGGCGGCAAGTTCATCCCGGAGGCCCTCGTCGCCGCCGTGGACGAGGTCGCCGTCGAGTACGACAAGGCCAAGCACGACCCCGAGTTCGCCCGCGAGCTCGACGACCTGCTGGTCAACTACACCGGCCGCCCGAGTTCGCTCACCGAGGTGCCCCGATTCGCCGCGGAGGCGGGCGGCGCCCGGATCTTCCTGAAGCGGGAAGACCTCAACCACACCGGCTCCCACAAGATCAACAACGTCCTCGGCCAGGCCCTGCTCACCAGGCGCATGGGCAAGACCCGAGTGATCGCGGAGACGGGCGCCGGCCAGCACGGCGTCGCCACGGCCACCGCCTGCGCGCTGTTCGGTCTCGAATGCACCATCTACATGGGCGAGATCGACACCCAGCGCCAGGCCCTGAACGTGGCCCGGATGCGCATGCTCGGCGCCGAGGTCATCGCCGTGAAGTCCGGCAGCCGCACGCTCAAGGACGCGATCAACGAGGCCTTCCGCGACTGGGTCGCCAACGTCGACCACACGCACTACCTGTTCGGCACGGTCGCGGGACCGCACCCCTTCCCGGCCATGGTCCGCGACTTCCACCGCGTGATCGGCGTCGAGGCCCGCCGCCAGCTCCTGGAGCGCGCAGGCCGTCTCCCCGACGCGGCCATCGCCTGCGTCGGCGGCGGTTCGAACGCCATCGGTCTGTTCCACGCCTTCATCCCGGACACCGACGTACGCCTCATCGGGTGCGAGCCCGCCGGGCACGGGGTGGAGACCGGCGAACACGCGGCGACCCTCACCGCGGGCGAGCCCGGCATCCTGCACGGCTCCCGTTCCTACGTCCTCCAGGACGAGGAGGGCCAGATCACCGAGCCGTACTCCATCTCGGCCGGTCTGGACTACCCGGGCATCGGCCCCGAGCACTCCTACCTCAAGGACAGCGGCCGCGGCGAGTACCGCGCGGTCACCGACGACGCGGCGATGCAGGCCCTGCGCCTGCTCTCGCGCACCGAGGGCATCATCCCGGCCATCGAGAGCGCCCACGCGCTGGCCGGTGCCCTGGAGGTCGGCAAGGAGCTCGGCAAGGACGGACTGATCGTCGTCAATCTGTCCGGCCGCGGCGACAAGGACATGGACACGGCCGCCCGGTACTTCGACCTGTACGACACCGACGCCCAGGTCGCCGCCGACCAGGACGCCGACACCGCCGAGATCGAGGGGGACGCCAAGTGA
- the trpA gene encoding tryptophan synthase subunit alpha, which produces MSGNIQLLSDTLAGARAEGRAALIAYLPAGFPTVDGGIEAIKAAFDGGADVVEVGLPHSDPVLDGPVIQTADDIALRGGVKIADVMRTVKETYEATGKPVLVMTYWNPIDRYGVERFTAELAEAGGAGCILPDLPVQESALWREHAEKHALATVFVVAPSSKDARLAEITAAGSGFVYAASLMGVTGTRESVGAQAQDLVERTRVAGAGADLPVCVGLGVSNAAQAAEVAGFADGVIVGSAFVKRMLDAPDDKAGVEGVRALAGELAKGVRRQA; this is translated from the coding sequence GTGAGCGGGAACATTCAGCTGCTGTCCGACACCCTCGCCGGTGCCAGGGCCGAGGGCCGCGCCGCGCTCATCGCCTACCTCCCGGCCGGGTTCCCGACCGTGGACGGCGGGATCGAGGCGATCAAGGCCGCGTTCGACGGCGGTGCCGATGTCGTCGAGGTGGGCCTGCCGCACAGCGACCCCGTCCTCGACGGCCCCGTCATCCAGACCGCCGACGACATCGCCCTGCGCGGCGGCGTCAAGATCGCGGACGTCATGCGGACGGTCAAGGAGACCTACGAGGCCACCGGGAAGCCGGTGCTCGTGATGACGTACTGGAACCCCATCGACCGCTACGGCGTCGAGCGCTTCACGGCCGAGCTCGCCGAGGCGGGCGGCGCGGGCTGCATCCTGCCCGACCTGCCGGTGCAGGAGTCGGCGCTGTGGAGGGAGCACGCGGAGAAGCACGCGCTCGCCACGGTCTTCGTGGTCGCGCCCAGCAGCAAGGACGCGCGGCTCGCCGAGATCACCGCGGCCGGCAGCGGATTCGTCTACGCCGCCTCGCTGATGGGCGTCACCGGTACCCGTGAGTCGGTCGGGGCGCAGGCCCAGGACCTGGTCGAACGGACCCGGGTCGCCGGTGCCGGCGCCGACCTGCCGGTCTGCGTCGGGCTCGGCGTCTCCAACGCCGCGCAGGCCGCCGAGGTGGCCGGCTTCGCCGACGGTGTGATCGTCGGCTCGGCCTTCGTGAAGCGGATGCTCGACGCGCCGGACGACAAGGCCGGTGTGGAGGGTGTCCGCGCACTCGCGGGCGAGCTGGCGAAGGGCGTGCGCCGACAGGCGTGA
- a CDS encoding thioredoxin domain-containing protein, with protein sequence MSEKNREGKRTARERLADERAKQKTADKRRRVLIVGASVVCVLGLAAVIGVIAANSGKEKSSGPVVAPSGANGQDSLAVPVGKEGARSTLVVWEDFRCPACKAFEAAYSPAIHELTGSGKLKVEYHLATIIDGNMGGTGSRNAANAAACAQDAGKFPAYHDVLYENQPEETSDDYAENGKLLELAKKVDGLDTPAFRTCVEKGTHNTWVDKSAAAFRNGGFSGTPTVLLDGKNIYQDRTMTPAKLKQQVEAAAKG encoded by the coding sequence GTGAGCGAGAAGAACCGTGAGGGAAAGCGCACCGCCCGGGAGCGGCTGGCGGACGAGCGCGCGAAGCAGAAGACCGCGGACAAGCGGCGCCGGGTGCTGATCGTGGGCGCGAGTGTGGTGTGCGTCCTGGGTCTCGCGGCGGTGATCGGCGTCATCGCGGCGAATTCCGGCAAGGAGAAGTCCTCGGGCCCGGTCGTGGCACCCTCGGGGGCCAACGGCCAGGACAGCCTCGCCGTGCCGGTCGGCAAGGAGGGCGCCAGGTCGACGCTCGTCGTCTGGGAGGACTTCCGCTGCCCGGCCTGCAAGGCCTTCGAGGCGGCGTACAGTCCGGCGATCCACGAGCTCACCGGGTCCGGCAAGCTCAAGGTCGAGTACCACCTGGCGACGATCATCGACGGCAACATGGGCGGCACCGGCTCCCGGAACGCGGCCAATGCCGCGGCCTGCGCCCAGGACGCCGGGAAGTTCCCGGCGTACCACGACGTGCTCTACGAGAACCAGCCCGAGGAGACCAGCGACGACTACGCCGAGAACGGGAAACTCCTCGAACTGGCCAAGAAGGTCGACGGACTCGACACCCCCGCGTTCCGCACCTGTGTCGAGAAGGGCACCCACAACACCTGGGTGGACAAGTCCGCGGCCGCCTTCCGCAACGGCGGGTTCTCCGGCACCCCGACCGTGCTGCTCGACGGCAAGAACATCTACCAGGACCGGACGATGACGCCGGCGAAGCTGAAGCAGCAGGTGGAGGCCGCTGCCAAGGGGTGA
- the lgt gene encoding prolipoprotein diacylglyceryl transferase has product MELAYIPSPSRGVIHLGPIPLRGYAFCIIIGVFVAVWLGNKRWIARGGRVGTVADIAVWAVPFGLLGGRLYHVITDYELYFSEGRDWVDAFKIWEGGLGIWGAIALGAVGAWIGCRRRGIPLPAWADALAPGIALAQAIGRWGNWFNQELYGKPTDLPWALHITSSTDGRVPGYYHPTFLYESLWCVGVALLVIWADRRFKLGHGRAFALYVAAYCTGRGWIEYMRIDDAHHILGVRLNVWTAIVVFVLAVTYFVLSAKKRPGREEVVEPGADAADGVAEEGEKADGAEKAETADSGEAEADSREVTDEAESAKKT; this is encoded by the coding sequence ATGGAACTTGCCTACATTCCCAGCCCGTCGCGCGGGGTGATTCACCTCGGTCCCATCCCGCTGCGTGGCTATGCGTTCTGCATCATCATCGGTGTCTTCGTTGCCGTCTGGCTCGGCAACAAACGCTGGATCGCCCGCGGCGGACGGGTCGGCACGGTGGCCGACATCGCGGTCTGGGCCGTGCCGTTCGGACTGCTCGGCGGCCGCCTCTACCACGTGATCACGGACTACGAGCTGTACTTCAGCGAGGGCCGTGACTGGGTGGACGCCTTCAAGATCTGGGAGGGTGGCCTCGGCATCTGGGGTGCGATCGCGCTCGGCGCGGTGGGCGCGTGGATCGGCTGCCGGCGCCGGGGCATCCCGCTGCCCGCCTGGGCCGACGCCCTCGCCCCCGGTATCGCCCTCGCACAGGCGATCGGCCGCTGGGGCAACTGGTTCAACCAGGAGCTGTACGGCAAGCCGACCGACCTGCCGTGGGCCCTGCACATCACGTCCTCCACGGACGGCCGGGTGCCGGGCTACTACCACCCGACGTTCCTGTACGAGTCGCTGTGGTGCGTCGGCGTCGCGCTCCTCGTCATCTGGGCCGACCGCCGCTTCAAGCTGGGACACGGACGGGCCTTCGCGCTGTACGTCGCCGCGTACTGCACGGGGCGCGGCTGGATCGAGTACATGCGTATCGACGACGCCCACCACATCCTCGGGGTCCGGCTCAACGTCTGGACCGCGATCGTCGTGTTCGTGCTCGCGGTGACGTACTTCGTGCTGTCGGCGAAGAAGCGGCCCGGCCGCGAGGAAGTGGTCGAGCCGGGTGCCGACGCCGCCGACGGTGTGGCCGAAGAGGGTGAGAAGGCCGACGGTGCCGAGAAGGCGGAGACGGCCGACTCCGGTGAGGCCGAGGCCGACTCCCGTGAGGTGACCGACGAGGCCGAGTCGGCGAAGAAGACCTGA
- a CDS encoding CoA ester lyase gives MRPYPLTWLYVPGDRPATVTKALASGADVVVVDLEDAVAPDRKRYAREATAERLTDPQPVPVHVRVNALDSPQAAADLAAIAALPGISGLRLPKVTAPDQITHVAQTTAWAEGGAPPLYALLESALGIERAYAIATAHPALRGIALGEADLRADLGVRHDRGLDWSRSRVIVAARAASLPPPPQSVHPDIRDLEGLEASCAHGRALGFLGRAAVHPRQLPVIERVYLPTAEEIEQAETVLKAAEAHRGALALPNGTFIDAAVVTQAHRTLSLAHRR, from the coding sequence GTGAGACCGTACCCGCTCACCTGGCTCTACGTCCCCGGCGACCGCCCGGCGACCGTCACCAAGGCCCTCGCCTCCGGCGCCGACGTCGTGGTCGTCGACCTGGAGGACGCGGTGGCCCCCGACCGCAAGCGGTACGCCCGCGAGGCGACGGCCGAACGTCTCACCGACCCGCAGCCCGTCCCGGTGCACGTCCGGGTGAACGCCCTGGACAGCCCCCAGGCGGCAGCGGACCTGGCAGCGATCGCCGCCCTCCCGGGCATCTCCGGCCTGCGCCTGCCCAAGGTCACCGCCCCCGACCAGATCACCCACGTCGCGCAGACGACAGCCTGGGCAGAAGGAGGCGCCCCACCCCTGTACGCCCTCCTGGAGTCGGCCCTGGGCATCGAGCGCGCCTACGCCATCGCCACCGCCCACCCGGCTCTGCGCGGCATCGCCCTCGGTGAGGCGGACCTGCGAGCCGACCTCGGCGTACGACACGACAGGGGCCTGGACTGGTCCCGCTCGCGAGTGATCGTGGCGGCACGAGCGGCGTCCCTCCCTCCCCCGCCCCAGTCGGTCCACCCCGACATCCGGGACCTGGAGGGCCTCGAAGCGTCCTGCGCCCACGGCCGCGCCCTGGGCTTCCTGGGCCGAGCAGCCGTCCATCCCCGTCAACTCCCGGTGATCGAGCGCGTCTATCTCCCCACAGCGGAGGAAATCGAGCAGGCGGAGACGGTCCTCAAAGCGGCGGAAGCCCACCGGGGGGCCCTGGCCCTTCCGAACGGCACCTTCATCGACGCGGCGGTGGTGACCCAGGCCCACCGCACGCTCTCCCTCGCCCACCGCCGCTGA